The following coding sequences are from one Scomber japonicus isolate fScoJap1 chromosome 3, fScoJap1.pri, whole genome shotgun sequence window:
- the setd5 gene encoding histone-lysine N-methyltransferase SETD5 isoform X2 → MSIVIALGVTTPETSYSDMAAGSDPESVEASPAVNEKNYNNHSCGSAQSHGYRGLPYADHNYGAPPPPTPPASPLSQTIIPRMDLNGVVRSSRYHDTAEDNSADSDSSSEEDGAVANWCHCSLTQDGLLIKCDNCRGLDRRKGAEGQHRKTENVSAGESSATESGDEEVSPSTISYTATQHTPTSIKLTVNRVKRSKSKKRKKSTEKARGTPKGKKVKAFREGSRKSMRMKNSTTEANVLDENTAEGWESRIRQWTDQYDEALANQYSADVLTLLQLHRAASTNVSKTEGDTATPPATTQIHASLDAMDTINRTELACNNTVLGSQMQLQLGRVTRVQKHRKILRAAKNLEPDTLIIEYRGKVMLKQQFEVNGHFFKKPYPFVLFYSKFNDVEMCVDARTFGNDARFIRRSCTPNAEVRHMIAEGMIHLCIYAVSQITKDAEVTIGFDYEFNSCINDSSPLSYQPTSNYKVDCACHKGNQNCPVQKHNLSPRESLLSPPSLPPPSPLVGAETRRRKARRRELEGCLSGDGSQTLDQHQEAKDLQGTSDAEERLLDEMKVEEGEEGEVDENGVAISSKRTFNSLERRRRRVGGADVKEEGVETEEGAGNPAGNTPAPHNTGVGVSTRRTTYVVEAPSIEEKTSLTNLPAPAAPPKPARPTKPRPKSRISRYRSSSSQRARRQRQALAQQAAAAAAAAAVAATPSSSEQGTALDEEGSQGPYGAELGHGESGQGPSHLLDGDGHGLSCINRGNLRYPKTKKYLVTEWLNDKIPGGEKVHQELPVERPLRITTDPTVLATTLNMLPGLSHSSLICTAPRHYVRFGSPFNPERRRPRPLQMDGTYGCFKKRWIKQVEDESYSASVEDGTESTSSQQSTSSRSTPNPLSSDLNAPFKKRRAKYMLEMTPAPSDHLLRPLSPITPPLPEDPLHPLLHNPCGSLLPNGLVYSPMPSLPASRCNTPLQFENISSPEASPVHRPESISPEPCLQTDFDVPRPQFPDLSLPSSLESPVAVTSDDFSLPGVPSSHDSQGPSSVGASSLNPGATPSDLTPQNREQAFRTEFNLIYTCSPLNANLGNPMATDRRLSQSEGGFSPAESFHSSISGQGLLGDMGPGSMSPYGEPHYGGGYPDSGTPPHTSNPPQKKKVSLLEYRKRKQGSGRDPEPAGAGGSSSSSSLGGTPTRPLSHYNQESSHHLHPHSHPHHPQMQPPASPHSSFSSTAQTPSIPQIEEVSPPDHQGSAVQSRRPESNNQWMVPTSVERLREGQGVLERVLRSIKMERTYKRSDGSTEKESDAERYEMQTVSMASPMKSPHRYSPSVYPHQSSESHRQTDSPSFIQQTSNSPFRGSYSPSSGQNFYPRLPSSHPGLSQDHPPSSFPIHTPAPTSSSDSRSPAAAAAGSLHQQSGSSNVDVSHGYGSSSSSHLKASLLNSGGLAGTPTQGPRAHPGQTKTDSSTQANRGSQQQASRSLKSGSPGQAALQASSRLLSASAPTHYPQRGTSLSQFQHSPLQGPGVRTQSGSF, encoded by the exons CCCTGAGTCAGTTGAAGCAAGCCCCGCCGTGAATGAGAAAAACTACAACAACCACAGCTGTGGGAGCGCACAGAGTCATGGGTATCGGGGACTACCATATGCT GATCACAACTATGGCGCGCCCCCTCCCCCTACCCCACCCGCCTCCCCGCTCTCCCAAACCATCATTCCCCGCATGGACCTCAACGGCGTGGTACGCAGCTCCCGCTATCACGACACCGCCGAGGACAACTCCGCCGACAGCGACAGCTCCTCAGAGGAGGACGGGGCCGTGGCCAACTGGTGTCACTGCAGCCTGACGCAGGATGGCCTGCTCATCAAATGTGACAACTGCAg GGGActggacaggaggaaaggagcaGAAGGCCAACACAGGAAAACGGAAAATGTCTCAG CTGGAGAGAGCAGCGCCACAGAGAGCGGGGATGAAGAGGTGTCACCCTCCACCATCTCCTACACCGCCACCCAGCACACGCCCACCAGCATCAAACTCACAGTCAACCGGGTCAAAAGAAGCAAAtccaaaaagaggaaaaagagcaCGGAGAAGGCTCGCGGAACGCCGAAGGGCAAGAAAGTCAAG gCGTTCAGAGAGGGTTCTAGGAAATCTATGAGGATGAAG AACTCGACCACAGAGGCCAACGTGCTGGACGAGAACACGGCAGAGGGATGGGAGAGCAGGATCCGCCAGTGGACGGACCAGTACGACGAGGCTCTGGCCAACCAGTACAGCGCCGACGTCCTGACGCTGCTCCAGCTCCACCGAGCCGCCAGCACCAACGTCTCCAAGACGGAGGGAGACACGGCGACGCCTCCCGCCACCACGCAGATCCACGCATCGCTCGACGCCATGGATACCATCAACCGCACCGAGCTGGCCTGTAACAACACGGTGCTGGGCTCACAGATGCAG ctgcagtTGGGCCGGGTCACACGGgtgcagaaacacagaaagatCCTCCGAGCCGCCAAGAACCTGGAACCAGACACTCTCATCATAGAATATCGGGGGAAGGTGATGCTCAAGCAACAGTTTGAGGTCAACGGGCACTTCTTCAAAAA ACCCTACCCTTTCGTGCTGTTCTACTCAAAGTTTAACGATGTAGAGATGTGTGTCGATGCTCGGACTTTTGGAAACGATGCCCGCTTCATTAGGAGGTCCTGCACACCCAATGCTGAG GTTCGGCATATGATAGCTGAAGGCATGATCCACCTCTGTATCTACGCTGTCAGTCAAATCACAAAGGACGCTGAGGTCACCATTGGATTTGACTACGAGTTCAATAGCTG TATAAAcgattcctctcctctctcatatCAACCCACCAGTAATTACAAAGTGGACTGTGCCTGCCATAAGGGCAACCAGAACTGCCCTGTGCAGAAACACAACCTGAGCCCCAGGGAGAGCTTGCTGAGCCCCCCCTCCCTGCCACCCCCCTCGCCCCTTGTCGGAGCCGAGACCCGACGGCGGAAGGCCCGCAGGAGAGAGCTGGAGGGCTGCCTGAGCGGGGACGGCAGCCAGACCCTCGACCAGCACCAGGAGGCCAAAGACCTGCAAGGGACCAGTgatgcagag GAGAGACTGCTGGATGAGATGAAGgtggaagagggagaagaaggagaggtgGATGAAAATGGGGTTGCCATCTCCAGTAAAAGA ACATTTAATAGTCTGGAAAGGAGGCGGAGGAGAGTGGGAGGAGCAGATGTAAAGGAGGAGGGTGTGGAAACTGAGGAGGGGGCAGGAAACCCCGCAGGAAACACCCCAGCACCCCACAACACAGGAGTCGGGGTCAGCACGCGGCGCACCACCTACGTCGTG gaGGCTCCATCTATCGAAGAGAAGACCTCACTAACCAACCTGCCTGCCCCAGCCGCTCCGCCTAAACCCGCGCGACCCACCAAGCCCCGGCCCAAAAGTCGAATCTCTCGCTACCGCTCCAGCTCCTCCCAGCGCGCCCGGCGGCAGCGTCAAGCCCTTGCTCAGCAGGCAGCAGCTGCAGCGGCCGCCGCAGCAGTGGCAGCCACGCCATCATCCTCCGAGCAAGGCACCGCTCTGGACGAGGAGGGATCTCAGGGCCCCTACGGTGCTGAGCTAGGTCACGGGGAGAGCGGGCAGGGACCCAGTCATCTCCTAGATGGAGACGGTCACGGTCTAAGCTGCATCAACAGAGGCAACCTGCGTTACCCCAAAACCAAGAAG TACCTGGTGACAGAGTGGTTAAACGACAAGATACCCGGAGGGGAGAAGGTCCACCAAGAGTTGCCTGTGGAGCGGCCGCTGCGGATAACCACTGACCCCACGGTGCTGGCCACCACCCTCAACATGCTGCCAGGCCTCTCCCACTCATCGCTCATCTGCACCGCACCCAGACACTACGTCCGCTTCGGCTCCCCGTTCAACCCCGAGAGACGCCGACCCCGCCCGCTCCAAATGGACGGCACTTACGGCTGCTTCAAAAAG AGGTGGATCAAGCAGGTAGAGGATGAAAGCTACTCAGCCAGTGTGGAGGACGGCACAGAGTCCACCTCCTCCCAGCAAAGTACCAGCAGCAGATCCACCCCCAACCCACTGTCCAGCG ATCTGAATGCACCGTTCAAGAAGCGCCGCGCCAAGTACATGCTGGAGATGACACCAGCACCTTCAGACCACCTGCTTCGCCCGTTGTCACCCATCACGCCGCCCCTCCCAGAGGACCCCCTCCACCCGCTGCTCCACAACCCCTGCGGCTCGCTGCTGCCCAACGGCCTGGTGTACTCGCCCATGCCCTCGCTGCCCGCCAGCCGCTGCAACACGCCGCTGCAATTTGAA AACATATCTTCCCCTGAGGCGTCTCCTGTTCACCGGCCAGAGTCCATCTCTCCTGAG CCGTGTCTCCAGACAGACTTTGACGTCCCTCGTCCCCAGTTCCCAGACCTGTCGCTCCCCTCCAGCTTGGAGAGCCCCGTGGCCGTCACCTCTGATGACTTCTCCCTTCCCGGAGTCCCCTCAAGCCACGATTCCCAGGGCCCCTCATCCGTAGGGGCCAGCTCCTTAAACCCAGGCGCCACCCCCTCAGACCTAACCCCCCAAAACAGGGAGCAGGCCTTCAGGACAGAGTTCAACCTCATATACACCTGCTCACCTCTCAACGCCAACCTGGGGAACCCCATGGCAACCGACCGCCGCCTCTCCCAATCGGAGGGAGGCTTCTCCCCGGCGGAGTCCTTCCACAGTTCCATAAGCGGCCAGGGCCTGCTGGGGGACATGGGCCCCGGCTCCATGTCGCCCTACGGTGAGCCTCATTACGGTGGAGGCTACCCAGATAGTGGAACACCTCCTCACACCAGCAACCcaccacaaaaaaagaag GTGTCATTGCTGGAGtacaggaagaggaagcaggGCAGCGGGCGCGACCCAGAGCCTGCAGGCGctggcggcagcagcagcagctcgtcCCTGGGCGGCACTCCCACTCGACCCCTCTCCCACTACAACCAGGAATCCTCCCATCACCTCCATCCCCAttcccacccccaccacccccagATGCAGCCGCCAGCCTCCCCGCACAGCTCCTTCTCTTCTACGGCGCAGACCCCCTCCATACCACAGATAGAGGAGGTCAGTCCTCCAGACCACCAGGGTTCAGCGGTGCAGTCCAGACGCCCAGAGAGCAACAACcagtg GATGGTTCCCACCAGTGTGGAACGTCTAAGGGAAGGTCAGGGGGTTCTGGAGCGGGTGCTCAGAAGCATCAAGATGGAGCGAACATACAAGAGGAGTGACGGCTCTACAGAGAAAGAATCTG ATGCAGAGCGGTATGAGATGCAGACTGTGTCCATGGCTTCTCCTATGAAGAGTCCACACAGATACAGTCCATCTGTGTACCCACACCAG tcatcAGAAAGTCACCGGCAGACCGACAGCCCATCATTCATCCAGCAGACCTCCAACTCTCCATTCCGGGGTTCCTACAGTCCCTCATCAGGCCAGAACTTCTACCCGCgcctcccctcctcccacccGGGCCTGTCCCAGGACcaccctccatcctccttccccATTCACACCCCCGCCCCCACCTCCTCGTCAGACTCCAGGtcgccagcagcagcagcggcgggcTCTCTACACCAGCAGAGTGGCAGCAGTAACGTGGACGTAAGCCACGGctacggcagcagcagcagcagccacttAAAAGCCAGCCTTTTGAACAGCGGCGGCCTGGCGGGGACTCCCACCCAGGGACCCAGGGCCCACCCAGGCCAGACTAAAACAGACTCGAGCACCCAGGCCAACAGAGGGAGCCAGCAGCAGGCTTCTCGCAGCCTGAAGTCTGGCAGCCCGGGCCAGGCGGCGCTGCAGGCCAGCTCCAGGCTGCTGTCGGCCTCTGCTCCAACTCACTATCCACAGAGAGGGACAAGCCTCAGTCAGTTCCAGCACTCCCCTCTGCAGGGGCCGGGAGTAAGGACACAGTCAGGAAGCTTTTAG
- the setd5 gene encoding histone-lysine N-methyltransferase SETD5 isoform X4, with product MSIVIALGVTTPETSYSDMAAGSDPESVEASPAVNEKNYNNHSCGSAQSHGYRGLPYADHNYGAPPPPTPPASPLSQTIIPRMDLNGVVRSSRYHDTAEDNSADSDSSSEEDGAVANWCHCSLTQDGLLIKCDNCRGLDRRKGAEGQHRKTENVSAGESSATESGDEEVSPSTISYTATQHTPTSIKLTVNRVKRSKSKKRKKSTEKARGTPKGKKVKAFREGSRKSMRMKNSTTEANVLDENTAEGWESRIRQWTDQYDEALANQYSADVLTLLQLHRAASTNVSKTEGDTATPPATTQIHASLDAMDTINRTELACNNTVLGSQMQLQLGRVTRVQKHRKILRAAKNLEPDTLIIEYRGKVMLKQQFEVNGHFFKKPYPFVLFYSKFNDVEMCVDARTFGNDARFIRRSCTPNAEVRHMIAEGMIHLCIYAVSQITKDAEVTIGFDYEFNSCNYKVDCACHKGNQNCPVQKHNLSPRESLLSPPSLPPPSPLVGAETRRRKARRRELEGCLSGDGSQTLDQHQEAKDLQGTSDAEERLLDEMKVEEGEEGEVDENGVAISSKRTFNSLERRRRRVGGADVKEEGVETEEGAGNPAGNTPAPHNTGVGVSTRRTTYVVEAPSIEEKTSLTNLPAPAAPPKPARPTKPRPKSRISRYRSSSSQRARRQRQALAQQAAAAAAAAAVAATPSSSEQGTALDEEGSQGPYGAELGHGESGQGPSHLLDGDGHGLSCINRGNLRYPKTKKYLVTEWLNDKIPGGEKVHQELPVERPLRITTDPTVLATTLNMLPGLSHSSLICTAPRHYVRFGSPFNPERRRPRPLQMDGTYGCFKKRWIKQVEDESYSASVEDGTESTSSQQSTSSRSTPNPLSSDLNAPFKKRRAKYMLEMTPAPSDHLLRPLSPITPPLPEDPLHPLLHNPCGSLLPNGLVYSPMPSLPASRCNTPLQFENISSPEASPVHRPESISPEPCLQTDFDVPRPQFPDLSLPSSLESPVAVTSDDFSLPGVPSSHDSQGPSSVGASSLNPGATPSDLTPQNREQAFRTEFNLIYTCSPLNANLGNPMATDRRLSQSEGGFSPAESFHSSISGQGLLGDMGPGSMSPYGEPHYGGGYPDSGTPPHTSNPPQKKKVSLLEYRKRKQGSGRDPEPAGAGGSSSSSSLGGTPTRPLSHYNQESSHHLHPHSHPHHPQMQPPASPHSSFSSTAQTPSIPQIEEVSPPDHQGSAVQSRRPESNNQWMVPTSVERLREGQGVLERVLRSIKMERTYKRSDGSTEKESDAERYEMQTVSMASPMKSPHRYSPSVYPHQSSESHRQTDSPSFIQQTSNSPFRGSYSPSSGQNFYPRLPSSHPGLSQDHPPSSFPIHTPAPTSSSDSRSPAAAAAGSLHQQSGSSNVDVSHGYGSSSSSHLKASLLNSGGLAGTPTQGPRAHPGQTKTDSSTQANRGSQQQASRSLKSGSPGQAALQASSRLLSASAPTHYPQRGTSLSQFQHSPLQGPGVRTQSGSF from the exons CCCTGAGTCAGTTGAAGCAAGCCCCGCCGTGAATGAGAAAAACTACAACAACCACAGCTGTGGGAGCGCACAGAGTCATGGGTATCGGGGACTACCATATGCT GATCACAACTATGGCGCGCCCCCTCCCCCTACCCCACCCGCCTCCCCGCTCTCCCAAACCATCATTCCCCGCATGGACCTCAACGGCGTGGTACGCAGCTCCCGCTATCACGACACCGCCGAGGACAACTCCGCCGACAGCGACAGCTCCTCAGAGGAGGACGGGGCCGTGGCCAACTGGTGTCACTGCAGCCTGACGCAGGATGGCCTGCTCATCAAATGTGACAACTGCAg GGGActggacaggaggaaaggagcaGAAGGCCAACACAGGAAAACGGAAAATGTCTCAG CTGGAGAGAGCAGCGCCACAGAGAGCGGGGATGAAGAGGTGTCACCCTCCACCATCTCCTACACCGCCACCCAGCACACGCCCACCAGCATCAAACTCACAGTCAACCGGGTCAAAAGAAGCAAAtccaaaaagaggaaaaagagcaCGGAGAAGGCTCGCGGAACGCCGAAGGGCAAGAAAGTCAAG gCGTTCAGAGAGGGTTCTAGGAAATCTATGAGGATGAAG AACTCGACCACAGAGGCCAACGTGCTGGACGAGAACACGGCAGAGGGATGGGAGAGCAGGATCCGCCAGTGGACGGACCAGTACGACGAGGCTCTGGCCAACCAGTACAGCGCCGACGTCCTGACGCTGCTCCAGCTCCACCGAGCCGCCAGCACCAACGTCTCCAAGACGGAGGGAGACACGGCGACGCCTCCCGCCACCACGCAGATCCACGCATCGCTCGACGCCATGGATACCATCAACCGCACCGAGCTGGCCTGTAACAACACGGTGCTGGGCTCACAGATGCAG ctgcagtTGGGCCGGGTCACACGGgtgcagaaacacagaaagatCCTCCGAGCCGCCAAGAACCTGGAACCAGACACTCTCATCATAGAATATCGGGGGAAGGTGATGCTCAAGCAACAGTTTGAGGTCAACGGGCACTTCTTCAAAAA ACCCTACCCTTTCGTGCTGTTCTACTCAAAGTTTAACGATGTAGAGATGTGTGTCGATGCTCGGACTTTTGGAAACGATGCCCGCTTCATTAGGAGGTCCTGCACACCCAATGCTGAG GTTCGGCATATGATAGCTGAAGGCATGATCCACCTCTGTATCTACGCTGTCAGTCAAATCACAAAGGACGCTGAGGTCACCATTGGATTTGACTACGAGTTCAATAGCTG TAATTACAAAGTGGACTGTGCCTGCCATAAGGGCAACCAGAACTGCCCTGTGCAGAAACACAACCTGAGCCCCAGGGAGAGCTTGCTGAGCCCCCCCTCCCTGCCACCCCCCTCGCCCCTTGTCGGAGCCGAGACCCGACGGCGGAAGGCCCGCAGGAGAGAGCTGGAGGGCTGCCTGAGCGGGGACGGCAGCCAGACCCTCGACCAGCACCAGGAGGCCAAAGACCTGCAAGGGACCAGTgatgcagag GAGAGACTGCTGGATGAGATGAAGgtggaagagggagaagaaggagaggtgGATGAAAATGGGGTTGCCATCTCCAGTAAAAGA ACATTTAATAGTCTGGAAAGGAGGCGGAGGAGAGTGGGAGGAGCAGATGTAAAGGAGGAGGGTGTGGAAACTGAGGAGGGGGCAGGAAACCCCGCAGGAAACACCCCAGCACCCCACAACACAGGAGTCGGGGTCAGCACGCGGCGCACCACCTACGTCGTG gaGGCTCCATCTATCGAAGAGAAGACCTCACTAACCAACCTGCCTGCCCCAGCCGCTCCGCCTAAACCCGCGCGACCCACCAAGCCCCGGCCCAAAAGTCGAATCTCTCGCTACCGCTCCAGCTCCTCCCAGCGCGCCCGGCGGCAGCGTCAAGCCCTTGCTCAGCAGGCAGCAGCTGCAGCGGCCGCCGCAGCAGTGGCAGCCACGCCATCATCCTCCGAGCAAGGCACCGCTCTGGACGAGGAGGGATCTCAGGGCCCCTACGGTGCTGAGCTAGGTCACGGGGAGAGCGGGCAGGGACCCAGTCATCTCCTAGATGGAGACGGTCACGGTCTAAGCTGCATCAACAGAGGCAACCTGCGTTACCCCAAAACCAAGAAG TACCTGGTGACAGAGTGGTTAAACGACAAGATACCCGGAGGGGAGAAGGTCCACCAAGAGTTGCCTGTGGAGCGGCCGCTGCGGATAACCACTGACCCCACGGTGCTGGCCACCACCCTCAACATGCTGCCAGGCCTCTCCCACTCATCGCTCATCTGCACCGCACCCAGACACTACGTCCGCTTCGGCTCCCCGTTCAACCCCGAGAGACGCCGACCCCGCCCGCTCCAAATGGACGGCACTTACGGCTGCTTCAAAAAG AGGTGGATCAAGCAGGTAGAGGATGAAAGCTACTCAGCCAGTGTGGAGGACGGCACAGAGTCCACCTCCTCCCAGCAAAGTACCAGCAGCAGATCCACCCCCAACCCACTGTCCAGCG ATCTGAATGCACCGTTCAAGAAGCGCCGCGCCAAGTACATGCTGGAGATGACACCAGCACCTTCAGACCACCTGCTTCGCCCGTTGTCACCCATCACGCCGCCCCTCCCAGAGGACCCCCTCCACCCGCTGCTCCACAACCCCTGCGGCTCGCTGCTGCCCAACGGCCTGGTGTACTCGCCCATGCCCTCGCTGCCCGCCAGCCGCTGCAACACGCCGCTGCAATTTGAA AACATATCTTCCCCTGAGGCGTCTCCTGTTCACCGGCCAGAGTCCATCTCTCCTGAG CCGTGTCTCCAGACAGACTTTGACGTCCCTCGTCCCCAGTTCCCAGACCTGTCGCTCCCCTCCAGCTTGGAGAGCCCCGTGGCCGTCACCTCTGATGACTTCTCCCTTCCCGGAGTCCCCTCAAGCCACGATTCCCAGGGCCCCTCATCCGTAGGGGCCAGCTCCTTAAACCCAGGCGCCACCCCCTCAGACCTAACCCCCCAAAACAGGGAGCAGGCCTTCAGGACAGAGTTCAACCTCATATACACCTGCTCACCTCTCAACGCCAACCTGGGGAACCCCATGGCAACCGACCGCCGCCTCTCCCAATCGGAGGGAGGCTTCTCCCCGGCGGAGTCCTTCCACAGTTCCATAAGCGGCCAGGGCCTGCTGGGGGACATGGGCCCCGGCTCCATGTCGCCCTACGGTGAGCCTCATTACGGTGGAGGCTACCCAGATAGTGGAACACCTCCTCACACCAGCAACCcaccacaaaaaaagaag GTGTCATTGCTGGAGtacaggaagaggaagcaggGCAGCGGGCGCGACCCAGAGCCTGCAGGCGctggcggcagcagcagcagctcgtcCCTGGGCGGCACTCCCACTCGACCCCTCTCCCACTACAACCAGGAATCCTCCCATCACCTCCATCCCCAttcccacccccaccacccccagATGCAGCCGCCAGCCTCCCCGCACAGCTCCTTCTCTTCTACGGCGCAGACCCCCTCCATACCACAGATAGAGGAGGTCAGTCCTCCAGACCACCAGGGTTCAGCGGTGCAGTCCAGACGCCCAGAGAGCAACAACcagtg GATGGTTCCCACCAGTGTGGAACGTCTAAGGGAAGGTCAGGGGGTTCTGGAGCGGGTGCTCAGAAGCATCAAGATGGAGCGAACATACAAGAGGAGTGACGGCTCTACAGAGAAAGAATCTG ATGCAGAGCGGTATGAGATGCAGACTGTGTCCATGGCTTCTCCTATGAAGAGTCCACACAGATACAGTCCATCTGTGTACCCACACCAG tcatcAGAAAGTCACCGGCAGACCGACAGCCCATCATTCATCCAGCAGACCTCCAACTCTCCATTCCGGGGTTCCTACAGTCCCTCATCAGGCCAGAACTTCTACCCGCgcctcccctcctcccacccGGGCCTGTCCCAGGACcaccctccatcctccttccccATTCACACCCCCGCCCCCACCTCCTCGTCAGACTCCAGGtcgccagcagcagcagcggcgggcTCTCTACACCAGCAGAGTGGCAGCAGTAACGTGGACGTAAGCCACGGctacggcagcagcagcagcagccacttAAAAGCCAGCCTTTTGAACAGCGGCGGCCTGGCGGGGACTCCCACCCAGGGACCCAGGGCCCACCCAGGCCAGACTAAAACAGACTCGAGCACCCAGGCCAACAGAGGGAGCCAGCAGCAGGCTTCTCGCAGCCTGAAGTCTGGCAGCCCGGGCCAGGCGGCGCTGCAGGCCAGCTCCAGGCTGCTGTCGGCCTCTGCTCCAACTCACTATCCACAGAGAGGGACAAGCCTCAGTCAGTTCCAGCACTCCCCTCTGCAGGGGCCGGGAGTAAGGACACAGTCAGGAAGCTTTTAG